Genomic DNA from Rana temporaria chromosome 1, aRanTem1.1, whole genome shotgun sequence:
ATTGTTGGGCCTTCTGGGTCCTGCCACTGTCTAGGAATTAGGCTTTTGGCTGAGTTTAATAACTGAGGAACCAATGATCTCACGTATTGTTTAGTTAGTATTCTAGACCTATGGAACACGCACCCCCATGGGTCCTCTGCTATTTCTACGTTAATTATGTTGTTTATTGTTTGTAGTACCTCTCTttaatatgttttaatttttgggcaggtccaaCAAATATGGGACATGGTTCCTATTTTCTTACACCACTGGCCTCCCTTTGATATTTATGTGCCTTATCTGGGGTTATATACCAGCGTGCTAAACTTTTGTAATTAATTTCTATAGTGTTACTATCTATTGACGTGGTGTGTGCCATTCTCAATATTTTCCCGGCAATAGTGGCTTTTTTAACCACATGTCTACCAAGATACATTTTTAAATGGCATGGCAGACAAGTTGTGTGCTGGCTTTGCAGCTATGAGCCTGGTACTGGGTTTTAGAGTCAGGAAAGTGCTTTCATTTACTCTGCAACCCCATCTTTTATTTCTTACCAAAAATGTGGATATAAAACTGTGTTAGTTTGCACTAAAattaattttaatgtatttttttctgaagaTATGTGTTTTATAAATAACTGTGCAAATATCAtgagacataaaaaattgcaacaaccaccatttttaaTCTTTAGAGTCTCTGCTTTCAGAGAATATATACACTTTGTACATTTGGGGGTTAACactaatttctagcaaaaaaaattagattttaacATGTGTACAAAAAGCGAATAAGAAATGCCCAGGTGTGCATTGCAGTTCACCATCACAACACATCAAATCCTCCATATCCTTTTCTTCTGCAGTGAAGTATGCACAAGTCAAAAGAAGAGGAGACAAACccatcccattcctcctcctgctccatgcCATCACAGAAATGTTGCTAAGGTGGATTACCCTGCAGCCACCCAGGCCGGGGATGCCATTATTAAATCTGAAAAGAAATCGCGGACACATTCTTTTAACTGTGATGAAATAGGGATAATTTTTTTCTGGGGCAGGCCCTTAAAAATGGAGACTGTCCTCGATAACtgtggatgtctggtcaccctactttaggaTTAACAGAAAATTAAATATCTCCATTTTTGGAAGACTGAACCATTAATGGTTTACAGGTCATTTTGTATCATTCATGTATATTCTCACACACTTACCTTGTAACAACTGTCTGTTGTATTGTTGTAAATAATATATTCTAAGTTCATCATTGTCTGAAGCTTTGTCATCTATTCCATTTGCTGTAATATAAATGGGCAGGTTTCCATAATTCTTTTTTAACCAGTTTAATAGTCTTCTAATCCCATGTGGTGCTACTGCTAGCCCACTGGATGAAGTGAGACTTGTTACATCAGAAAGAAAGTAAACATCCCGGTCGGCATCAAACCTGCTGTCATTCTTTGGCTCATGGATCACCAGCCTGGTGGTAAAATGGTTTATGGctaaaaaatcagcagagccttTCACCAATTTCCTGTCATCTTCAGTAAAGTGGGGCAAGAAAGACCTGGATGTCCCCTTTTGGTTCTTAGAAAGGATGTATTGTCTCATGAGCAGCGGATAGTCACCAGAGCCAAAGATTGGCTCAGCAATCCAAGCAATGTCAAACTGCAGAAAACgctcagctgctgcagcatgAGATTGGAGAAAAGGGTTGGCCGGCTCAGCCCAGTCAGTGTGCAGAGACAATGATATGTGGCCATGTTGGAGAGGCCTGTATTTCTTGTCATACAATCGCCATGCTGTGGCATGGGCTATAAGAGCATTGTGCACAGCTTGGTAAGTCCTATTGCTACTTCCATGGTAATATTGGCTTAGCCGGTTTGGTTCATTGATTGTGATCCACTGCTTCACCAAGTCACCAAGTTCCTGGAAACATAGATTTGTGTAATCAACAAATGCTTGAACAATTGTCCTGTTTAACCACCCTCCATTTTCTAATAATGACCCTGGAAGACTTAAAGAGCCATGAGTTGGGTAATAAAGTGTCAGCATGGTCTTAATTCCAAGCTTGGATGCCTCATCTATCATGCAGCGGTAATACCTAAGGACTTCTCTGTTAACTGTAGACAGGTCTCCTTTCGGCAGAATTAAAGTCCAGTTGAGGGCAAATCTATAATGGGTGACTTTCATGTTGATCAGCAGGGCAAGATGCTTTTTGATGGTGATAAAGTCAGTGCATTGAGGTGAACGAGTCTTTAGTTTCACTCCTTTTACTGCATGAAGAAAGCCATCGCCTGTAATGTTCCACACATATAATCTACGATCTACAAATTGTGGTGAGGAGGGAGCCAGCTCTGCCTAGTGGGAAAAGAAAAGATGTATACAATATGTATTAATGGCACTGTAGCACCATAGTTATAAAGGCATCCCAGgtagtatatatactgtaaaaaaaaaataggcttgttaaataaacatgtatatattttatagtgtataaatatataaaggagATAAGCAGTTTTGCCCATCACATGTACATATGATGATTTATCTTACTATTACAGCTCTGCTTTTTTTAGTCCTGTTCTTTTAGAATGTTTTAGAATGTCTTTCATCCTGTATGCCCAAATGTATTGAAAAAGTGTTATCACTGGGTGGCTAATCTGTCAGACCCAAAGAGAACCTCCCTGGCAACTGTGTATCTTACCTCCCCTCCATTCCAGCACTGAAACCTCCATCAcagacatgggcgtccgctcataggggtaaggggggggtgagtgaccccccctggaatcggcaAGGGTCTGCCATGCTCGCATCTGTAGCTGTGCTAACCCTCTCTGTGTTTTTGCGAGTCGGCTCCACAGCTGTTGCAAGATCTGTGTCACTGATTAacagagctctttactgccacctctggctgcttcctgtatgtgcaccctcgtgtttgctttgctgcctgtaaagtattttcaaagggacatgtggaaacaggacttgggagaaggaagaccaccgtgaccttacaagtgggggctgtgagtacaagtgaagggagaaggctgtttgtgtacaggggggctgacatatatacagatgaggggggcagctgagtgcatacaggtatgatcagtgaaggggggtgccagatataggaaagatcatatcatctgtcctgtatacagctatatacacccatcttccttcctgtattcctccatcatcactgactgcagatataaatcatctgtcctgtatatagagctgtatatacccaccttccttcctctatataccaataccatccaccccttctatataaacatactgtacaccctctgtactgtacatttgatcagcacagtgaggctgcatatcatgggcaaatgcctgcgctttatgggataatgactaagcccctccccttcatgacattgtcaaagaagcggagcataggtgaccgtaaaataatgcccccccctggaaaaagttctgcggacgcccatgatcACAGAGTCTTTGGCAATCACCACTTTTGGGAGTATCAATTGCCTGTGTCCTCCACTGCATGTTGTGGTTCCTTCCTTAGACCCTTACATTACTGTTGAGTCCTGTAATGACATAGGGGTTGGAGGAAGGAACCACAGCACACAACTAAACAATGCTAATGAGGTTCCCACATCCATAGCtaacatcttcttttttttttaaacttagtttttcttttttcagtgaacaTCACTGCAGCACAGAACAACAGTGCTTCGCGAGGCTGCATGTGCCCATGCCTAGCAAGACCTAGTGAAGTTGAAGTGGGATGTTCAGTGTAGAGGATGTCCAGTGATGACTTACTCAGTACTAAATCTTTTTGGTATTGTAATTTTTGGAAGAGCAGGGGGCCACAATTTAATAACAGATTTTACTGTGGCAGAATGAATGACAGTGGCAAAATCAGTAGCATTAAAGATGACCTTGTAGTGAAAAACAAGGTCCGCTTATACTGTCCAGGCCCCTCCCCAGTTTGAATTAATAGCAGATAATAGATTcaaaggggcagattctcgtacatttgcATGGGctcagcgtatgtgagatacgctacgccgctgtaacttacttttctaatctttgaatccagaaagaatttgcgccgtaagttgcggcgacgtagtgtatctcttgcggcgtaacggcgtggAATTAAAATGCGgggagtagggggcgtgtttcatttaaatgaagcgcgtccccgcgccaaacgaactgcgcatgcgccgtccctaaatttcccgccgtgcattgctctaaatgatgtcgcaaggacgtcattggttttgacatggacgtaaattacgtccagccctattcacggacgagttacgcaaacaaaataaaatttttaaaattcgacgcgggaacgacggccatacttaacattgcgtacgccaccagatagcagctttaactataccctgaaaaaagcagactagaaacgacgtaaaggaatgcgacggccgctcgtacgttcgtggatcgtcggaaatagctaatttgcatactcgacgtggaatacgacgggaacgccacccagcggacgccgaagaattgcatctaagatccgaaggcgtacgaagacgtacgcctgtcggatctaactcagatgccgtcggatcttgttttgaggattcaaaacaaagatacgacgtgggaaatttgaaattacgccggcgtatcagtagatacgccggcgtactttctttgtggatctgccccaaaatctcTAAAGAAAAAAGTTATGCATCACTGAGCATTAAATCTCCATCTTTTCCTGTAGATTCATGGGATGCTGAACAAGCTGAGTGCTTTCTTGCAAGATTTCAGCTGTTCTGTATTCCTGGGCTTGGGCAGAAAGCAAAGGTAAGGTAagtattaaagggattgtaaagttttcgctattatttaaaaaaaaaacatgtcatacttacctctactgtgcagttaattttgcacagagtggcccagatcgtcctcttctggggtcccacggtggatctcgcggctcctccccacaatagctaaccccctctgggaagagcTCTCCCAACGGGGTTACCTTACGTGCACACTCCAGTGCCATAtaatcggcgtccatagccgcaaaTGTatagctcgccccccccccccggcggccgtatcattggatgtgattgatagcagcgggagccaatggctacgctgctatcaatcatccaatgaagagctgacaccttcttgtcctggtgaccaaagaggaagggaagggacaGAGATGTTTTGACCCTTCTCCACTCATTGATAAAACCATATTTTATTACTGTCTGCTCCCTCTTTGGACATATACTGCTCATATTACCAGCTCTAGACTTGTGGCAGACACTCATCAGGAATGACGACTATGCCCACCCTTTCAGGTCACCTTCTCCATTCATTGATGCTGTTCTATAGCTTCCATGAATTAAAAGTGATCTATGAAGTGTAGATATTGAAGTGGATAATGTTTGTTGGACATATCATGAAACACACATGGGTACAGAGTATCGAAACATACCTTCAGTATAGAATCTGTTATTCCCCAGGAGTAGTCACATGGAAACTGTCCTTTAATTGGTGAATCAAGAGTAGCAGAAGGGAATCCATTCTGACTGATGACTTGCTTGTAATACAATGCAGAGGATTTGGGGGTAAGTGCTTTGTCCTTATTGTTGAAGTCTACATAAAACAATCCACGCCTAGTTTTATAgccttcttgccattcaaaactATCCATCAGAGACCATGCGGTATAACCAAAGATCTGTATGCCTTCGTGTTtaatagcttttaaaaaaaagagtaaaagagAAAGTATGTCAAAGATGAACCATAATATTTTCtgaaaataatatactgtatgctaTGTTGGGCAAACATCTTGAATAGGGTAGCTTTAGAATGATGTGACTGTCAATGGCCTAAGTACACATGACTTTACACTACACCAGTCTCCTACAGGCCCGGCGCCAGCATAAGGCTGCCTAGGCAGCCGCCTTAGGACACCAGGAAAGGGGGGTGGAAAAATCAGACTTCCCAGattcggatttaaaaaaaaaaaactgtcttctgTTTTCTAGCACTGTGCCCCGGCTCAGCTTTGAGGTTTTGGTTTGCCTCGTCTGTCAGCTGCCTGTGGccggtggggggatgcagggagtgtttggccccgccccctcattgCACACTGCTGTTTGGTGGTAGTTTGACATGGCTTAGGTTTTTGGTGCTGTGTGGAGTCCTTCATTCTGTGCGCCATCGCATTGTGGGCTGGTGCAGGCAGATCTGTGGTCAATGGGGGGATGTGGGGGATATGTGGACCTACACCCTCATTGCACATACTGTTTGGGGGCAGTTGTTTGGGATTTTGGGTGCAACATTGCATCTTTCACTGCATCGGTGGAGTGTGGGAGTggttgcattgtgggggggtgtgCCTTTGCTTGTGTGGACAGGGATCCTTGCATCGGCCCTTGCTCCTATTCAGGTACATCTATCATATTCACCAGCTGTATGAAGCTTGGCTGGAGGAGAAGACAAGTTGCTTGCACaactgtcaggccttgtacagacgagcgaactgGACTGGACTCCacaaaccgttttcatcggacatgtgcgctctgagattttggtctgatcggacagacagcgcggtgacgtggcggtgacattgacgccgccacgtccgcaaacccggaagttcaatgcttccacgcatgcgtcgaatcacttcaacgccaTACGCggcttctcgggccagcggacatgtccgatgagtcgtactgaccatcggacatgtccgacggacaggcttccagtggacaagtttcttagcatgctaagaaacttttgtccgctggaaacctgtccgctaggccgggaaactctccggtcggccctacacatgaccgaacatgtccgcgaaaactggtctgacggaccagtttcagcggatatgtttggtcgtgtgtacgaggcctcagtgtacaTGTAGACTTATGCTGGACATCAGAGTGGATATTTTCAGACAATGAATATTTATATCAAGCAGCTTTAGATGAAAAACAGATTATTGCAGATTGTTTTACAGTTGTACTGAAATTGTAATGCTTTCATTTACACTCACTGCAGTTCTCTCCATAAGACTGAGTAAAACCAACTGGTACACCCATTCAGTTCCATACAGTAAATTGAATAGAGTACAGGAGGTGGATTTACACCACGTCCTTCAAGATGGCCATGCACAACATACCTGGCTTAAAAATTGAGTGTCAGGATAGTACAAGTTCTGCATCAATGTCCTGCATCTTTTTGGTACAGTATACATCTGGTGTAATAGTATTTTCATATAGTGGAAAGGGAGTTTTCTGTCTCATTGTATTTCAGAACCAGTTATTATATATTCTCACACAAGGGACCTAAATATATGTTTACCTACACATAAAATATATGTAATCCAGTGATCAGGTGTATAAAACACATATAATATTCCCCAACTGCTGGAACCCTTTATCCCCCTGGATAAGtacaaaaatgcagaaaaaacacCAGGGGTTTAACTAATTTATAAAGTGACAGTATTTTTTCTGCATGAAAGTATATATTTAACTACCTTGTAAGACATCAACTATAAACTTCTTCATGATGTATAGCGTAGTAGTGTCTTCAGTTCTGATATTGCTGTTTGAGAACCAGCCATTTTCCATGATCAAGATCCTGGGGCTATTATACTCGAGTTTAATCCAGTTCAATACCCCTCTCAGATAAAGGGAGACCCTAAGTGCCTTGTTGTCATCAGTTGAGCGCTTAAAGTTATTTGGTCCAAAAGAGAAAGCGAAGAAGTCTGCTGTGCCTTGAACGTAATCTTTCTCCAGGGCAGAAAACTTGGGCAAAATAGAGCTATACTTTGTCTTCAGACTGTCAGGGTAATCGCCATCACCGTGAATAGGTTTGGCAAAGCTTCCAAGTACAGTTTCCATGGACTCTTGACACATATCAATAGCTGAGGcatcaatgtttttattttgcgGTTCCAACCAGtgagatcctagggtcacagacaagTACCCCCTGTGCTTAGGGCGGAAATTGGTATTATAAGTATGCCATACCATAGCATGAGcctgcaatacaaaaaaataaaaaacagaatgaaTGTGAGAAATGGACATTTAAAAAGCATCTGGTGTTCACCTAATTCTAATAAATACACAAAACAGATGATAATGTATATATTGTTTCATTTTGAGATCTGGGATCAGTGCTGTGATATGGATATCCAGTGCCCAGGGTGAAGATGCCAAGCTGCAAACACCCCATAATATACTTTAGGAGTTAGAGCTCTCTACTATTACAACTCCTTTACAGATCAATGCTGACACATCTGAGCCCCCTTAAAAATTACTCAGCTGAGAGAGAAATACTAATCATAAAGCTCACAAGGaaaaccataaaataaaaaaagggattgCACATAAATAGTAAGGCAGCAGAAAGAAATTAACCAAACCATTTTAATACTAGAACCCAGTCTAAAGAATATTTTCCTTCACTGGCTTTAGTAAACACTTAGGAAAGGAAAACACAGACTACTATCAGCAGGGGCCTCAAAGGCCACACAATAAGTGAAAAAGGACCCCATGCACCCCCTGGGCCTCAGGTTTTGCATCAGGGATCTATAGGATGGAAACGTTGTTATGCTCCCACCACaaagctggactgggacaaaaatgtggccctggacttcatccagaccggcccagggcacaacacatcagggtacagtgcacatcagggaacGGTACAGAGCtccgcacatcagggcacagcacatcagggtacagggcacagcacatcagggcacggggcacatcagggcacaacacgtacaggtcacatcacatcagggcccatcacagcacatcagggcacaccacattAAGGAACAGCACAtcggggcacggggcacatcagggcacggggcacatagcacatcagggaacatagcacatcagggcacagggcacatcaggacacggggcacatcgggacacagggcacatagcacatcagggcacatagcacacatCGTTTactagccagcatgcagagtagcgcaggaagcgtgtgtaatatgttctctctcctgtcatGGCACTCCCCGGTGGCCCcacctctcttctcgtccatcccagatgatgtcacaagcaaatggggatggacgagtagagaggaggggccgccggggagcagcatgagtgccgtgacaggagagagaacatattacacacgcttcctgcgctactctgcatgctcgcTAAATCTCGTTCTACCCGTCAGGCGCCTCCGagaggcccactgagccatcggtccactgggaatctcccggtagtcccgatggccagtccatccctgtcccaccatgtgTGATGTGCATCATCCACAAATGTTTTTACTGCACATTGAATTAAAGTGGATCTGAAGTGACACATGCATATGTCTGTATTAATGTTATTTGGCCAAAGAATCATACATTTGGAAGCTTACTGTGGTCAAATGAATGCTGTTATATATCATGTCTAACATAACAGATTTTGTGCTTATCTTTACATCAGCTTAAATATGTTTAGATTAGTTAAATCTATCGATATGTGTTTATATCAGTCTTTGACCATGCTACATATTCAGTGCTTATACTGATGTGCTTATATTAGGTGCTTTttctacaaaacaaaaatacacaaaactgCTTTCATATACAACGCAGGTATATTTTACCTGCGTTGTATATGAAAGCAGTTTTGTGCCTCCAGTTGTTAACAATACAGTTTGAAACATTTACTTATTTAttgcaggtacttgtatagcatcAACAATTTACACAGCTCTTTATATatgttgtacattcacatcagtccctgtcttTATagggcttacaatctaaggtccctaactcacattcatacatacacatactagggccaatttagacatgagccaattaacctaccagcatgtctttgaagtgtgggaggaaTACCGGAGTACGTGGAGGAAACCTACACAGGCAAAGGGAGAACCAGTCAAACTCTGTGCAGTTAGTGCTGTGACTGGAATTTGAACCATTGACTCTAGTACTCTCAGATAAATGAGACTGTATAGTGCAGAGATTAGTACTGACAGATACATAATTACTTTCTGTATAACGAGGGCAGCAATTATGTACAGCATTGTGAATCCCATGGGACATGCATAATGCACACTGTGACAAAAACTTAGTGATTATGACCCAATTAGGCTATGTACTTAAAAAACATATTATAACTTTGAAAATGACACTATAATAGTAACAATCTATATACACAGTAAAAAAAGAGTAGTATgaggcatcaaaaaaataataatcttataTTCACCCAGgcggatgcagcatcgatccgatGCTGTCTCCGTCCACCCTAgcccctctgcactgagaacggagcaatcaaacactgctgattgcaGTTCTCCCCTCCACTCTGAGCAGGGAGCAGTAACTGTTAGTCACCGGCTCCCTGCTCTGTCCCTCCagcactcattggagcgctgggctgGGAAGATATGGGAGTtgctggctcagtctcccagtGGTGCAGCTGAGAGTCTGAGCTAGCTGCTAGTCCCAGCCTATGGGTGGATCCCAACTGTAATTTTGGGATCTTTCCCTAGGCTGGACTGGTTGAAAACagaagaacgaactgcactcctgtgatccatagaagaagGGCCAAACATTTTTGGCCCTAGTTCTCCTTTGAAATGCAGGAAAATGTGCCAATTAAATGGTCTGGGGAAAGGAATCAGATTAATTAAATACATCTTAGTACTGCTGAGCAGCTATAGCGTGCAGAGCAAGCTTTAATTAAGAGACTATTTTGAATTGTTTTGTCATTATGCAATGTATACAGTATAATTCAGAACGATTGAAAGGGTTATTCTAACCAAAACTGTTAAATTTAGGGAAGGGGGCATTAAAGCTTTGAATTGTACACTGGCTCCTGTATTGAGATATTCCCATCGGGGAATTGAGTACCCTGTAAGCAGGTTGAAATGCTGGTTAGTGAGATATATGCTGCCTCAGCCAAGAGGGAAACGGTTAACCTGGTTTCCCGTACTTTCTGCTGAGCTCTGCCTCTCTCCTGGTGCTGATAATAAAAGGGGGGAGGGCTCTGCCCAGGTGGGCTCAGTCTGCATGGGAAGAGACACAGACAAGACTCAGCATTTAATCTCCAGCTCCAAAACTTCCCAGAGCTGCTGCAGCTACCAGAGAGAGCCTCGCCTGCCTGCTGAACCTTTAACACAggtgtgcccaaccttttgaagagcaaggaccACTTAAGCGA
This window encodes:
- the KLB gene encoding beta-klotho, whose amino-acid sequence is MDAIWLKGCWIFVVLLCTRQIAGRPGEGRKVWERMSQVNPLNESQLFTHGTFPSDFLWGVGSSSLQVEEDHSTRGQSVWDQFMKSHQSLVANRTSGHSEGISDSFLREELPALEFLGVDFYHFSLSWPRLFPQGNNIPSEQGVLYYNRIINVLLSKRKEPIITLYHWDLPVPIQEQYGGWANQSVIHLFNEYATFCFQQFGDRVKYWITMHNPYLVAWHGYGTGTHAPWVKGGDAKVAAVTHNLIKAHAMVWHTYNTNFRPKHRGYLSVTLGSHWLEPQNKNIDASAIDMCQESMETVLGSFAKPIHGDGDYPDSLKTKYSSILPKFSALEKDYVQGTADFFAFSFGPNNFKRSTDDNKALRVSLYLRGVLNWIKLEYNSPRILIMENGWFSNSNIRTEDTTTLYIMKKFIVDVLQAIKHEGIQIFGYTAWSLMDSFEWQEGYKTRRGLFYVDFNNKDKALTPKSSALYYKQVISQNGFPSATLDSPIKGQFPCDYSWGITDSILKAELAPSSPQFVDRRLYVWNITGDGFLHAVKGVKLKTRSPQCTDFITIKKHLALLINMKVTHYRFALNWTLILPKGDLSTVNREVLRYYRCMIDEASKLGIKTMLTLYYPTHGSLSLPGSLLENGGWLNRTIVQAFVDYTNLCFQELGDLVKQWITINEPNRLSQYYHGSSNRTYQAVHNALIAHATAWRLYDKKYRPLQHGHISLSLHTDWAEPANPFLQSHAAAAERFLQFDIAWIAEPIFGSGDYPLLMRQYILSKNQKGTSRSFLPHFTEDDRKLVKGSADFLAINHFTTRLVIHEPKNDSRFDADRDVYFLSDVTSLTSSSGLAVAPHGIRRLLNWLKKNYGNLPIYITANGIDDKASDNDELRIYYLQQYNRQLLQAYLQDNINLKGYYAFKLTDKTKPQYGYYSSAIYNMKAKASVHKYTTIITANGFPADQVENPCRTTIEEDSCHFCTFVQQRKPLIFFSFCLFFTSVLLLTVTVIRKYKKKRRKLHTIKHQHNACLLIKKKGGFSQC